The Bacillus sp. FJAT-27916 genomic interval TGTGAAATGGTAGCTGATTTGCCTTTTGCCCATCTGGCTCCAGTTCGTGATCGGGCCGTTTGCGAGCGTTGCATTCGGCATCGTGACCACAGCCTGCGCAAACGTTCGGATCTTCGTGCTCCTAAAGGAGATGTCTTCAATCGTCCCCTCTACATCTGGCGTCATGACCCAGTCCCCAATCTTAAAGGGCTTCTCGGTAATGATGACAAAGCCGCCCAGCAAGTGGGATAACGCATCCTTAGCCGCAAATGCAATAGCTACACCGCCAAGTCCTAATCCAGCAACAAATGTGCCGATGTTGTAGCCAAACTCAGAAGCAATCATACTAAAACCAATCGCGAAAATGATAAAGCGGAGTGCTTTAGAGAAGAACGGCACTAATACATCGTCTGCATCCAGCATATAACGGCCTTTCATTCGTGTGAAAATAGCCGAGGAAGAGGCTGCAAGATTATACAGCCCCCAGCCGATGAAGATGATGACAGATGATGACATAATCTTAACGAAGAAATCACTTTTCTCATTAAAATACGGGAAGTATTTAGCGGAGAAATACAGCCCAATAAACAAGAACCCCCATCGAATGGGCTTTTCAAAGGCTAAAAATATATTAGTCAATAATTCTGTCGGCGTCTTTTTTGCGACCCTTAACATGAGCGTGAAAACATATTTGGCGAATAGTTTTCGGAAGATGAGGAACAGCAAGAAAACCCCAATGGAAATTCCTAAGTCTATCCAAAATTCCGTTTCAAGGAATATACTCCAGTTAATCAACGTTGATTACCCCCTGTTCATGATTTGACTATGATAACATATCTACCCATTTTTGTGCATGAATGGCACACAGATAAGAGCAGCTTGTTTGCACGCGTCAAAAAAGCGGGCGGAAAACCCATTTAAGTTTCCCGCCCGCTTCATTCAACAGGGAGTACGATCAGATCATTTTCTTCTCTATTAAGCGATCAATCGCCGTACAAACGGCAATCTTCACATGTGAATACGTCAATCCGCCTTGCACGAAGGCTGTGTATGGCGGACGAAGCGGACCATCCGCTGTCAGTTCAATACTCGCCCCTTGGATGAACGTACCAGCCGCCATAATGACATCATCCTCATAGCCAGGCATATAGGCCGGGTATGGGGTAACATGCGAATTTACTGGTGAAGCATACTGGATTTCCTGACAGAAGGCAACCATCTTGTCCCTGTCATGGAATTGGACTGCTTGAATCAAGTCGGTACGCGGTTCCTGCCAGGATGGCGTTGGATTGAAGCCCCAGCGCTCTAGCATTGCTGCTGTGAAGAGAGCCCCCTTAAGCGACTGCCCTACTACATGGGGAGCAAGGAAGAACCCTTGATACATCTCAAGCAGACTGTAAAGGGAGGCCCCTGCTTCTGCCCCGATTCCAGGGGATGTAAGACGGAAGGCGCATCGCTCAACCAAGTCAGCACGTCCTGCAATATATCCGCCGGTTTTGGCGAGACCGCCGCCAGGGTTCTTGATAAGCGATCCTGCCATCAGATCGGCCCCGA includes:
- a CDS encoding mechanosensitive ion channel family protein, producing MINWSIFLETEFWIDLGISIGVFLLFLIFRKLFAKYVFTLMLRVAKKTPTELLTNIFLAFEKPIRWGFLFIGLYFSAKYFPYFNEKSDFFVKIMSSSVIIFIGWGLYNLAASSSAIFTRMKGRYMLDADDVLVPFFSKALRFIIFAIGFSMIASEFGYNIGTFVAGLGLGGVAIAFAAKDALSHLLGGFVIITEKPFKIGDWVMTPDVEGTIEDISFRSTKIRTFAQAVVTMPNATLANGPITNWSQMGKRQISYHFTLAPDTSKDQLQRIVSEIEMYLKNNDEVHPETILVKFDHFNEMGFSIMVYLFTKTTVWSDYLQVKEELNLKIVELLEKEGAAIALPSRRVYVDQDSEFAKALD